One window from the genome of Anabaena sphaerica FACHB-251 encodes:
- the purH gene encoding bifunctional phosphoribosylaminoimidazolecarboxamide formyltransferase/IMP cyclohydrolase, producing the protein MTRLALLSVSNKTGIIDLARSLVEEFGFDIISSGGTAKTLKDAGIPVTKVSDYTGSPEILGGRVKTLHPRIHGGILARRDVAQDVTDLENNQIRPIDLVVVNLYPFEETIAKTGVTLADAVEQIDIGGPAMLRASSKNFAHLTVLCNPDQYDEYLQELRQNGSASLEFRQKCALKGFLHTASYDNAIAAYLAGTQSEGLPETYTVSGTQIQSLRYGENPHQPAAWYQTGTKPTGWAAATKLQGKELSYNNLVDLEAARRIIAEFTATPAATIIKHTNPCGTAEAETIFDAYQKAFNADSTSAFGGIVALNRAIDAVTATELTKTFLECVVAPGCDEEAQAILTKKGNVRVLILPDLLTGPKETVRAVAGGFLVQTADDIIADTAKWQVVTERQPTPSELAELLFAWKVCKHVKSNAIVISKDRTTLGVGAGQMNRVGSTKIAVEQAGEKAQGAVLASDGFFPFDDTVRTAAAAGITAIVQPGGSLRDKDSIKAADELGLLMVVTGVRHFLH; encoded by the coding sequence ATGACGCGTCTAGCATTGCTGAGTGTATCTAACAAAACTGGTATAATTGACCTAGCCCGCAGCTTGGTTGAAGAATTTGGCTTTGATATTATCAGCAGTGGGGGAACAGCCAAAACCCTGAAAGATGCGGGAATCCCTGTTACAAAGGTTTCAGATTATACAGGCTCACCAGAAATTTTAGGCGGTCGGGTGAAAACTCTCCATCCCCGCATACATGGCGGTATTTTAGCACGGCGCGACGTTGCCCAAGATGTCACAGATTTGGAAAATAACCAAATTCGTCCTATTGATTTAGTCGTAGTTAACCTTTATCCTTTTGAGGAAACCATTGCTAAAACCGGTGTCACCTTAGCAGACGCAGTAGAACAAATTGATATTGGTGGCCCTGCAATGTTACGCGCTTCATCAAAAAACTTTGCCCATCTGACTGTATTATGTAATCCTGATCAGTATGATGAGTATTTGCAAGAATTACGGCAAAATGGGTCAGCTTCTTTGGAGTTTCGCCAAAAATGCGCTTTAAAAGGATTTTTACACACTGCAAGTTATGATAACGCCATTGCAGCTTATCTCGCTGGTACACAAAGCGAAGGTTTACCAGAAACCTACACTGTTTCCGGTACACAAATTCAATCTTTGCGTTATGGAGAAAACCCCCATCAACCCGCAGCTTGGTATCAAACGGGAACTAAACCTACAGGTTGGGCAGCAGCAACAAAACTGCAAGGTAAGGAACTCAGCTATAATAATTTGGTAGATTTAGAAGCTGCACGGCGTATCATTGCTGAATTTACCGCAACTCCCGCAGCGACAATTATTAAACATACCAACCCCTGTGGAACTGCGGAAGCGGAAACAATTTTCGACGCTTATCAAAAAGCCTTCAATGCTGATTCTACCTCGGCTTTCGGTGGTATTGTAGCTTTAAACCGGGCTATTGATGCAGTCACAGCGACAGAATTAACGAAGACCTTTTTAGAATGCGTGGTTGCACCTGGTTGTGATGAAGAAGCGCAAGCAATTTTAACTAAGAAAGGTAATGTCAGAGTTTTGATTTTACCAGATTTGCTGACTGGACCAAAAGAAACGGTGAGAGCGGTCGCTGGTGGTTTCTTAGTGCAAACTGCGGATGATATCATTGCAGATACAGCTAAATGGCAAGTTGTCACCGAACGTCAACCCACCCCCAGCGAGTTAGCAGAATTATTGTTTGCTTGGAAAGTTTGTAAACACGTTAAATCTAATGCTATTGTCATCAGCAAAGATAGGACGACTTTAGGTGTCGGTGCTGGACAAATGAACCGCGTTGGTTCTACGAAAATAGCTGTAGAACAAGCAGGAGAAAAAGCTCAAGGTGCAGTTTTAGCTAGTGATGGTTTCTTCCCCTTTGATGATACCGTCAGAACCGCAGCCGCAGCGGGAATTACTGCTATTGTCCAACCAGGGGGAAGTCTGCGGGATAAAGACTCTATCAAAGCCGCTGATGAACTGGGTTTATTAATGGTTGTAACTGGTGTGCGGCATTTCTTACATTAA
- a CDS encoding VOC family protein gives MQITQSLHTAILITNLERSEHFYGTILGLSKIDRTLKYPGAWYQLGNYQIHLIVSSSVPTENQNKKWGRNPHIAFSVVDLEAAKIELQSHNYPFQASASGRPAIFTKDPDGNIIEISQQ, from the coding sequence ATGCAAATTACCCAAAGTCTCCACACCGCCATCCTCATCACCAACTTAGAACGCTCAGAACACTTTTATGGAACAATCTTAGGACTATCAAAAATAGACCGCACCCTTAAATATCCCGGTGCATGGTATCAACTCGGTAACTATCAAATACACTTAATAGTATCCTCATCCGTCCCCACCGAAAACCAAAACAAAAAATGGGGACGTAACCCCCACATTGCATTTTCTGTTGTGGACTTAGAAGCAGCAAAAATAGAATTACAAAGTCATAATTACCCATTTCAAGCAAGTGCTTCCGGTCGTCCTGCTATCTTCACCAAAGACCCCGATGGAAATATTATTGAAATAAGTCAACAATAA